The following proteins are co-located in the Pedobacter sp. FW305-3-2-15-E-R2A2 genome:
- a CDS encoding TetR/AcrR family transcriptional regulator: MNKAERTRRFIIEQSAPIINKKGMAGTSLSDIMEATKLAKGGIYGNFESKDEICSESFLYLTENLAQQLDRAVLLGQTAKEKFSNLLNAYKGIKTEGGCPILNFGVEADDTHPGMKENVKKVIRSAQKRFFDILANGIANNEISSDLDPKNFSIKVFAMIEGAILCGRVLESNEQMRIVLDAIQHEFDGWLI, from the coding sequence ATGAATAAAGCAGAACGAACCAGAAGATTTATTATTGAACAATCGGCACCTATTATTAACAAAAAAGGAATGGCCGGTACTTCTCTCAGCGACATCATGGAGGCTACAAAGCTAGCCAAAGGAGGCATTTATGGGAACTTCGAAAGTAAGGATGAGATTTGTTCCGAGTCTTTTTTATACCTGACAGAGAACTTAGCGCAGCAGTTAGATCGGGCCGTATTACTTGGACAAACTGCAAAAGAGAAATTTTCTAACTTACTGAACGCTTATAAAGGAATTAAAACTGAAGGTGGTTGCCCCATCCTGAATTTTGGTGTGGAAGCGGATGATACCCATCCCGGCATGAAAGAAAATGTAAAAAAGGTAATCCGCTCGGCTCAGAAAAGATTTTTTGACATCCTGGCCAATGGGATTGCCAACAATGAAATATCATCAGATCTGGACCCAAAGAATTTCAGCATAAAAGTTTTTGCCATGATAGAAGGAGCAATCCTATGTGGAAGAGTGTTAGAAAGCAATGAACAAATGCGGATCGTATTGGATGCTATCCAGCACGAATTTGATGGCTGGTTAATATAA
- a CDS encoding SDR family NAD(P)-dependent oxidoreductase yields MSKVILITGASRGFGKIWAEAFLKRGDKVVATGRSIAALQDLADEYGDQVLPLQLDVNDREASFAAVNKAKEHFGRIDVLINNAGYGLFGTVEETSEQEARSQMETNFFGVLWLTQAVLPVMRAQKSGHIIQVSSYLGLITVPVLGIYNASKFAVEGLTETLASEVKAFGINVSLVEPNGYATNWSGDSAFQTKSMEIYNPVKEAFQQAASIPGFFGQPEATAEAILKLVDAANPPLRLLLGAFAYPAVKEAYQERLASFEEWKSVSEAAHGEPLTA; encoded by the coding sequence ATGTCAAAAGTAATTTTAATCACAGGAGCATCGAGAGGGTTTGGAAAAATCTGGGCAGAAGCATTTTTAAAACGTGGCGATAAGGTCGTGGCAACAGGTAGAAGCATCGCAGCACTTCAAGATCTGGCGGATGAATATGGGGATCAGGTATTGCCGCTTCAGCTGGATGTGAACGATCGTGAAGCCAGTTTTGCAGCGGTGAACAAGGCGAAGGAACATTTTGGAAGAATTGATGTACTGATCAATAATGCAGGATATGGATTGTTTGGTACAGTTGAAGAAACTTCTGAGCAGGAAGCCAGGAGCCAAATGGAAACTAATTTCTTTGGGGTACTTTGGTTAACACAAGCCGTATTGCCAGTAATGCGTGCTCAAAAATCTGGTCACATCATCCAGGTATCAAGTTATCTGGGCCTGATCACAGTTCCGGTATTGGGGATTTACAATGCCTCCAAGTTTGCAGTAGAAGGCTTAACGGAAACACTGGCCTCGGAAGTAAAGGCTTTCGGCATCAATGTTTCCCTGGTGGAGCCTAATGGCTATGCCACCAACTGGTCTGGCGATTCCGCATTTCAAACCAAGAGTATGGAGATTTATAATCCGGTAAAGGAAGCCTTTCAGCAAGCCGCCTCCATTCCTGGCTTTTTTGGACAGCCGGAAGCTACTGCAGAAGCCATCCTAAAATTAGTAGATGCAGCTAATCCACCACTGAGGTTATTGTTGGGGGCATTTGCTTATCCAGCAGTGAAGGAAGCGTATCAGGAACGTTTGGCCAGCTTTGAAGAATGGAAAAGTGTTTCTGAAGCTGCACATGGTGAACCGTTGACGGCTTAA
- a CDS encoding MFS transporter — MMRVLKENHQGFSTILALSLIPLSGFATDIYLPSLPAMAKDLHVSSSAIQLSLVLFMFSIGLSQIFIGSILDSFGRFRISIISLALFSLTSFIIALASDIYVIYAMRIIQGITIALIVVGKRAYFVDIYSGEKLKNYISLFAIIWACAPIMAPFLGGYLQSILGWRSNFYFLGGLSLLFLILELIYSGESLKHFNPFKMKSIVQTYSSMLKTTDFILGLLMIGICFGLIVIYSLSSPFIIERVFGYSAVTTGYSSLLSGLSIMTGGIIAKSLIKQPLVKKVITALGIQFIFVLLMIFTAPFGTNIYTLIGFTLGIHLCSGFIFNIIYGYCLSRFSKNAGVASGLTGGGMYMISSVFSYGFANLYAVKSQVLLGVANLSLILLIGLVFMLFNRYRQLNATNELLKAAIA; from the coding sequence ATGATGAGAGTTTTAAAGGAAAACCATCAGGGATTTAGTACCATACTTGCCCTTTCATTGATCCCATTGTCGGGATTTGCTACGGATATTTATTTACCTTCTCTTCCGGCAATGGCAAAGGACCTCCATGTGTCTTCTTCTGCGATCCAGCTTTCATTGGTGTTGTTTATGTTTAGCATTGGCCTAAGCCAGATTTTTATTGGCAGTATACTGGATAGTTTTGGACGTTTCAGGATTAGCATCATCTCATTGGCGCTGTTCTCTCTGACGAGTTTTATCATTGCTCTGGCATCAGATATTTATGTGATTTATGCAATGCGGATTATCCAGGGGATTACAATTGCACTTATTGTAGTCGGAAAACGTGCCTATTTTGTGGATATTTATTCGGGAGAGAAATTAAAGAATTACATCAGCTTATTTGCGATTATCTGGGCTTGTGCACCAATTATGGCCCCGTTTTTAGGGGGATATTTGCAAAGTATCCTGGGCTGGAGATCCAATTTTTATTTCCTTGGTGGACTGTCGCTGCTCTTTTTGATCCTGGAACTCATTTACAGTGGCGAATCTTTAAAACATTTTAATCCCTTTAAAATGAAGTCAATTGTACAGACCTATAGCAGTATGTTAAAAACAACTGATTTTATCCTGGGTTTGTTGATGATCGGTATTTGTTTTGGCCTGATTGTGATTTACAGTTTGTCGAGCCCCTTTATCATAGAACGTGTGTTTGGTTATTCCGCAGTGACTACCGGTTACAGTTCATTGTTGTCTGGTTTGTCAATCATGACAGGAGGAATCATTGCCAAATCACTGATCAAACAACCTTTGGTTAAGAAGGTCATTACCGCTCTGGGCATACAATTCATTTTTGTATTATTGATGATCTTTACTGCTCCCTTTGGTACCAATATTTATACGTTGATCGGTTTTACCCTCGGTATTCATCTCTGCAGTGGCTTTATTTTTAACATCATTTATGGGTATTGCCTCAGTCGTTTTTCAAAGAATGCAGGAGTAGCAAGTGGGCTTACCGGAGGAGGCATGTATATGATCAGTTCCGTTTTTAGTTATGGTTTTGCAAATTTATATGCCGTTAAAAGTCAGGTATTGCTCGGTGTAGCAAATCTCAGTTTAATCTTGCTGATCGGTCTCGTTTTTATGCTGTTTAACCGGTACAGGCAGTTAAATGCGACTAATGAATTATTGAAAGCAGCTATCGCATAA
- a CDS encoding GNAT family N-acetyltransferase codes for MDNTYQVKIIKTDAEIQQCWEVAFLLRPHLKKNNWSSTISEMMQNEKYSIAGIIADDQVVAFAGYRVMTSLHSGNIIYIDDLSTLESYRGRGFASQLLAHVRAIAISTHMDAVVLDTGFDNHTAQKLYLKNGFQFSAVHLSAYLK; via the coding sequence ATGGACAATACTTATCAGGTTAAAATAATCAAGACAGATGCGGAGATTCAACAATGCTGGGAAGTTGCTTTTTTGCTAAGGCCACACCTGAAGAAAAACAACTGGTCGTCCACGATTTCTGAGATGATGCAAAATGAAAAATACAGCATCGCCGGAATCATAGCCGATGATCAAGTCGTTGCTTTTGCAGGATATCGTGTAATGACCTCGTTGCACAGTGGAAACATCATATATATTGACGATCTCTCCACACTGGAATCTTATAGAGGGAGAGGTTTTGCTTCTCAGTTATTAGCCCATGTACGCGCCATCGCAATATCAACTCATATGGATGCCGTAGTTCTTGATACAGGTTTCGATAACCATACCGCGCAAAAATTGTATTTAAAAAACGGATTTCAATTCTCTGCTGTTCATCTCAGTGCCTATTTAAAATAG
- a CDS encoding PLP-dependent aminotransferase family protein — translation MLPYKSLIQVDRNAAVTLYIQVCNSFIALITDGTLQPSDLLPSSRILAELIGINRNTVKLAYEELISQGWAESIERKGVFVLSSLPILSKAKIPEANNNKAPQEAFIWTNRFKTSIPSKNLQKNILTIDDGFPDVRLAPIDQLMREYRSISRKFYGKNFLKYGSSKGSEHLRESICKYLSNTRGLVVSSENILITKGSQMGIYLAAQLLLQPTDHIAVGISNYLCADETFRQTGANLLRIPIDDNGMDIDHLEELLQDKKIKAVYIIPHHHCPTTVTMSMERRLKLLKLAKEHRFAIIEDDYDFDFHYDNKPYVPLASIDHNQNVIYIGSVTKTFAPALRIGFLVGPPAFVEAAAALRELIDRQGDTVLEEAFALMFDNGEMDRYFRKSLKIYKQRRNHFCELLKADFNEEISFKIPEGGLAVWSIFDQKIDLIKMSEAALKKGLFIDDGIFYKNESFSTNGLRMGFASLEENEMIAALKILKTIIH, via the coding sequence ATGTTACCCTACAAATCATTAATTCAGGTTGATCGAAATGCTGCTGTAACCCTCTACATACAGGTCTGCAATAGTTTCATCGCATTGATTACCGATGGGACATTACAGCCATCCGATCTATTGCCAAGTTCCCGCATACTCGCAGAATTGATCGGCATTAATAGAAACACAGTAAAACTGGCTTATGAAGAATTGATTAGTCAGGGTTGGGCCGAATCTATTGAACGTAAGGGCGTCTTTGTGCTTTCCAGCCTGCCCATCCTCTCTAAAGCCAAAATACCCGAAGCCAATAACAACAAGGCTCCTCAGGAAGCTTTTATATGGACCAATAGATTTAAAACTTCGATCCCGAGCAAGAACCTCCAGAAAAACATTCTTACCATTGACGATGGTTTTCCTGATGTACGCCTGGCACCGATAGATCAGCTCATGCGCGAATACAGAAGCATTTCCAGAAAATTCTATGGAAAAAACTTCTTGAAATATGGCAGTTCTAAAGGATCAGAACATCTTCGGGAATCTATTTGCAAGTACCTTTCCAATACCAGAGGCCTGGTGGTTTCCTCTGAAAACATCCTGATCACAAAAGGCAGTCAGATGGGGATCTATTTAGCAGCCCAACTCCTGCTCCAGCCTACAGATCATATTGCTGTTGGTATTTCAAACTATTTATGTGCGGACGAGACTTTCAGACAAACCGGAGCAAACCTTTTGCGGATCCCTATCGACGACAATGGAATGGACATTGATCATCTCGAAGAACTTTTGCAGGACAAAAAAATAAAAGCGGTTTATATCATCCCTCACCATCATTGTCCCACAACGGTAACCATGAGCATGGAGCGGAGGTTAAAATTACTAAAGCTCGCAAAGGAACACCGTTTTGCCATTATAGAAGACGACTATGATTTTGATTTCCATTACGACAATAAACCCTACGTGCCTTTGGCAAGTATTGACCACAATCAAAATGTAATTTACATCGGTTCGGTTACTAAAACTTTTGCTCCTGCCCTGAGGATTGGATTTCTGGTGGGTCCGCCGGCATTTGTGGAAGCCGCAGCTGCATTGAGAGAGTTAATAGACAGACAAGGAGATACGGTATTAGAGGAAGCATTTGCCCTGATGTTTGACAATGGAGAAATGGACCGGTATTTCCGGAAATCACTAAAAATATATAAGCAACGCAGGAACCATTTTTGTGAGCTGCTCAAAGCTGACTTTAACGAAGAGATCAGTTTCAAAATACCGGAAGGAGGACTTGCGGTATGGTCAATTTTTGATCAAAAGATCGATTTGATCAAAATGTCTGAAGCCGCCTTGAAAAAGGGACTGTTTATCGACGATGGAATTTTTTATAAGAATGAATCTTTCTCTACCAATGGACTCAGAATGGGCTTCGCTTCACTGGAAGAAAATGAAATGATAGCGGCGCTTAAAATTCTGAAAACAATTATCCATTAA
- a CDS encoding NAD(P)H-dependent oxidoreductase, giving the protein MKKVLVINSSARTGRSQSRKLTEVFVDHWKSIHSNPVIRFRELGNADVPHINENWIAAAFKPAENRSEQEIEALKISDVYISELKEADVIVLGTPMYNWSIPSALKAYIDQVVRVNETWKRNPDDMQNPYIGLLENKTVFLLLARGAQGYEKGGYNEHIDFQTDYLKTVFNIIGISNIHVIAINGESFDAEKYRTSIDSSHQKVRALMEMELV; this is encoded by the coding sequence ATGAAGAAAGTATTAGTCATTAACTCGAGCGCAAGAACAGGGAGATCTCAAAGTAGAAAGCTTACCGAAGTATTTGTTGACCACTGGAAAAGTATCCATAGCAATCCGGTGATCAGGTTTCGTGAGCTTGGAAATGCCGATGTGCCCCATATCAATGAAAATTGGATTGCTGCGGCTTTCAAACCTGCAGAAAATAGGTCTGAGCAGGAAATTGAGGCTTTAAAGATAAGCGATGTATATATATCCGAATTGAAGGAAGCAGATGTGATTGTGCTTGGCACTCCGATGTACAATTGGTCAATTCCAAGTGCACTCAAAGCTTATATCGACCAGGTGGTGAGGGTTAACGAAACCTGGAAGCGAAATCCAGACGATATGCAAAACCCATATATTGGTCTTCTTGAAAATAAAACCGTATTTCTATTGCTGGCCAGAGGGGCACAGGGATATGAAAAAGGAGGATACAACGAACACATCGACTTTCAGACCGACTATTTAAAGACCGTGTTTAATATTATTGGGATTAGCAATATTCATGTGATTGCGATTAACGGAGAATCTTTTGATGCAGAGAAATATAGGACATCAATAGACAGCTCACATCAAAAAGTGAGAGCATTGATGGAAATGGAATTGGTGTAA
- a CDS encoding carboxymuconolactone decarboxylase family protein, which produces MKTRINIAKVEPTGYNAILGLEKFIESTPLTRTHKELIKIRASQINGCAFCIDMHTKEARKAGETEQRIYALNAWRETPFFSEEEQAILALTEEVTLISHHVSDETYEQAEKVLGETYLAQVILAIITINAWNRIGIATKLMPV; this is translated from the coding sequence ATGAAGACACGAATTAACATTGCGAAAGTAGAGCCGACAGGATATAACGCCATTCTTGGATTAGAGAAATTCATAGAAAGCACACCGCTGACAAGGACACATAAAGAGCTGATTAAAATCAGAGCTTCGCAAATAAACGGATGCGCTTTTTGTATCGACATGCACACCAAAGAAGCCCGTAAAGCTGGTGAAACAGAACAACGCATTTATGCACTCAATGCCTGGCGTGAGACTCCGTTTTTTTCTGAGGAAGAACAGGCCATATTAGCCTTAACAGAAGAAGTAACCTTAATCAGCCATCATGTATCTGATGAAACCTACGAGCAAGCAGAGAAAGTACTGGGCGAGACATACCTGGCCCAGGTGATCTTAGCCATTATTACCATCAATGCATGGAACAGAATTGGCATCGCGACTAAACTAATGCCAGTCTAA
- a CDS encoding RidA family protein → MEKQSINPWKWQDQRSYVQAVEVKQVTGTLYVSGQTAINADGQSSTADMKTQLIESIQNLEQVINEAGYECKNIVRLNIYTTSTPELWPHFPILQDWIAQHEIKQATTLLEVKSLFETLTVELEATVVR, encoded by the coding sequence ATGGAAAAACAAAGTATCAATCCCTGGAAATGGCAGGATCAGCGCAGTTATGTGCAAGCAGTAGAAGTAAAACAAGTAACAGGGACACTCTATGTTTCCGGACAGACCGCGATCAACGCTGATGGGCAGTCCAGTACAGCCGACATGAAAACACAATTGATAGAATCCATACAAAATCTGGAACAGGTCATCAATGAAGCTGGTTATGAGTGCAAAAATATTGTACGCTTAAATATCTACACCACCTCAACCCCAGAACTCTGGCCCCACTTCCCTATTCTTCAGGATTGGATCGCTCAACATGAGATTAAACAGGCAACGACCTTGTTAGAAGTAAAAAGTCTTTTTGAAACACTAACCGTTGAACTGGAAGCCACCGTGGTCAGATAA
- a CDS encoding Crp/Fnr family transcriptional regulator — protein MQDKLREHIEKIVPLSEEEFAFVSAHFTAKKFKKHQFLIQEGDVVKYSYFVVSGLLKLVHTDDSGKEYIISFAMEDWWTSDYYAYYTKTEASMSLECLEDTEVLCLTFEDYQKLCDGLQKIERFFLEKSNYGYLGAQRRILSLITSNAKERYEQLLKQQPSLFQRVPKSLIASYLGVSRETLSRFSR, from the coding sequence ATGCAGGACAAACTAAGGGAACATATAGAAAAAATAGTACCACTCAGTGAGGAGGAGTTTGCCTTTGTGTCTGCTCATTTTACTGCCAAAAAGTTCAAGAAACATCAGTTTCTTATTCAGGAGGGCGATGTAGTGAAATATTCATATTTTGTAGTATCCGGACTTCTAAAGCTCGTACATACTGATGATTCCGGAAAAGAGTATATCATTTCCTTTGCGATGGAGGATTGGTGGACGAGTGATTATTACGCCTATTATACTAAAACTGAAGCGAGCATGTCGCTGGAATGTCTTGAAGATACTGAAGTCCTTTGCCTTACATTTGAAGATTACCAAAAGCTATGTGATGGCCTTCAAAAGATAGAACGTTTTTTTCTCGAAAAATCTAATTACGGTTATCTTGGTGCTCAGCGACGTATACTGTCGTTAATTACCTCCAATGCAAAAGAGCGTTATGAGCAATTGCTTAAACAGCAGCCTTCATTATTTCAGCGCGTTCCAAAATCACTGATAGCATCCTATCTGGGCGTTTCCAGAGAAACCCTGAGCAGATTTTCCCGTTAG
- a CDS encoding alkaline phosphatase, with translation MKRYFIIALCFFSISGYAQDKPAPAKKIRNIIFMIGDGMGTTQIYAGLTANKGKLNLERFKCIGFSKTNSASDYITESAAGATAFAIGEKTYNGAIGVDTLKRAKPTIMEIAKKNGLSTGIVVTTDVTDATPATFASHQPSRELSAEIAAEYVHSGLDVLIGAGVSHFNDRKDGRNLINEFEKKGYQFKSTTAEIVQVKSGKLIGLVKEDRIAQRKDQLLQTEKTAISILKQNSKGFFLMVEGSKIDDGGHANDLPYVTEELIDFDQAIGAALDFAEKDGQTLVVVTADHETGGLTITDGNLKTGAISGKFSTDDHTGVMVPVFAFGPGAESFMGIYDNHTIFAKFRKLINFK, from the coding sequence ATGAAAAGATACTTCATCATCGCCTTATGCTTCTTCAGTATCTCCGGATATGCACAGGATAAACCAGCTCCGGCAAAAAAGATCAGGAACATTATATTTATGATCGGGGACGGCATGGGGACCACACAAATCTATGCCGGACTTACCGCCAATAAAGGTAAACTAAATCTGGAGCGCTTTAAATGTATTGGCTTTTCAAAAACCAATTCTGCCAGTGATTACATCACAGAATCGGCCGCGGGGGCTACTGCTTTTGCGATCGGTGAAAAGACCTATAATGGGGCAATTGGCGTAGATACGCTGAAGCGGGCAAAGCCAACCATTATGGAAATTGCAAAGAAAAATGGATTGTCGACCGGCATTGTGGTCACCACTGATGTTACTGATGCCACGCCTGCCACCTTTGCAAGTCATCAGCCTTCCCGTGAACTGTCAGCGGAAATTGCTGCAGAATATGTCCATTCAGGTTTAGATGTGCTGATCGGTGCAGGGGTATCTCATTTTAATGATCGAAAAGATGGACGTAACCTGATCAACGAGTTCGAGAAAAAAGGATATCAGTTTAAGTCAACTACTGCGGAGATTGTCCAGGTTAAAAGTGGCAAACTAATCGGGCTGGTAAAAGAAGATCGGATCGCCCAGCGAAAAGATCAGCTGCTGCAAACGGAAAAAACCGCCATTTCTATATTGAAACAGAATTCGAAAGGTTTTTTTCTGATGGTAGAGGGTTCCAAGATTGACGATGGCGGTCATGCCAATGACCTGCCTTATGTAACCGAAGAACTGATTGACTTTGATCAGGCCATAGGTGCTGCACTGGATTTTGCAGAAAAAGACGGGCAGACCTTGGTGGTAGTTACTGCTGATCATGAAACCGGCGGGCTGACGATTACCGACGGCAATCTGAAAACAGGAGCAATCAGCGGCAAGTTCTCTACCGACGACCATACAGGCGTAATGGTTCCTGTGTTCGCCTTTGGCCCGGGAGCAGAAAGCTTCATGGGAATTTATGATAACCATACCATTTTTGCGAAATTCAGGAAACTGATAAATTTCAAATAG